The DNA segment GTTCCTCGATATGGTCCGCCCCGACTTCCGCGCCCGCCCGGAACACCAATTCCAGCAACGCCGATGCGGGCAAGACCATGACGCCGCCGACTATGTGGTCGGCAATCCAGGGGTGAGTGCTCTCGGAGAAGCAGCCCGTGAGGAGAAGACCATCCGCCTGCGCCAGTTCCACCAGCGCGTTTGCCAGGATGTGGTTGATCGCTTCCTGTCCCGCAGCGTCGACGTCCGGCCTACGACTCCTGTTTTCGAGCCAGTAGTGGTCGTGTTGGAAGGGGTAGGTGGGGAGTGCGATGCGTTGGGTTGTGTGGTGGGTGAAGGTGGCGTTCCAGTCGATGTCGACGCCGTGGACGTGGGCTTCGCCGAGTGAGGTGAGGAAGCGGTTCATGCCTCCGTCGTCGCGTCGGAGGGTGGCGAGTGCGACGGTGGGGGAGTTGGTGTGGTTGTCGAAGGTGTCCTGGAGGCCCATGTTCAGGACGGGGTGGGCGCTGACTTCGATGAATACGTCGCGTCCGTCGTCGAGGAGGCGTCGGGTGGTCTCTTCGAAGCGGACGGTTTGTCGGAGGTTGCGGACCCAGTAGTCGGCGTTCAGTTCTGTGGTGTCGATGGGTTCGCCGGTGACTGTTGAGTAGAAGGGGATGCGGGAGGATGAGGGCTGGAGTCCTGTGAGGGAGGTGGTGAGTTCTTGTTCGATGCTGTCGACGTGGGCGGAGTGGGAGGCGTAGTCGACGGCGACCATGCGGGCGTGGATTCCCTCATTGGTCCGTGCGGTGACGAAGTCCTCGACGGCGTTGACGTCGCCGGAGATGACCACTGACCGTGGGCCGTTGACAGCGGCGACCGATAGCCCCTCCAGACCGGCGAGGTGTTCGCGTACTTCGTCCAGCGGCAGGGACACCGATCCCATGGCGCCGGAGCCGGCGAGTTTGTCCCGGATGAGCTGACTGCGCAGCGCGACGATGCGGGCTCCGTCGTCCAGGGAGAGTGCGCCCGCCACACAGGCCGCAGCGATTTCCCCCTGGGAGTGTCCGGCTACTGCGGAGGGGGTGACGCCCATGGACTGCCATAGTCCTGCGAGGGAGACCATCACTGCCCAGGAGGCGGGCTGGACGACGTCGACCCGCTCCAGCATGGAGGCGTCGCCGAGGACGTCGGACAGGGACCAGTCCACGTACGGGGCAAGCGCCTGCTCGCACTCGGTCATGAGTGTCGCGAACCCTGGGGAGGACTCCATGAGGTCCTGCCCCATGCCGACCCATTGCGCGCCCTGTCCCGGGAACACGAAGACGACCTCACGGTGGGCAACGGCCGTCCCCTCGGCCACCCAGGTCGTCAGGTCCCCGTTCAGGGCCACGGCGCGGTGTTCGAAGTGGGCCCGTCCCGTGGCGAGGGTGTATCCGACGTCGACGGGGTCGAGTTCGGGGTGGGTTTCCAGGTGGGTGCGCAGGCGGTCGGACTGGTCGCGTAGTGCGTCCGCGCTGCGGCCGGACAGGACCCAAGGCACCACGCTGCCGGTCTTGCGGGTGGGGGGCTGTTCCGGTGGAGCCTGTTCGATGATGACGTGTGCGTTGGTGCCCGAGACGCCGAAGGACGAGACGCCGGCCCGGCGTGGTCGGTCGGATGCGGGCCATGGCTGTGCGGCCGTGGCGAGTTCGACGCCTTCGCCCCACTGGACGTGCGGGGAGGGCGTGTCCACGTGCAGCGATGCCGGGACCACGCCGTGTCGCATTGCTTGGACCATTTTGATGATCCCCGCGACGCCGGCGGCGGCTTGGGTGTGGCCGAGGTTCGACTTGACCGACCCGAGCAGCAACGGAGTGCCGGACCGCTGCTTGCCATACGTTTCGACCAGGGCGCCGACCTCGATCGGATCGCCCAGCCGCGTCCCCGTGCCGTGCCCTTCCACGACATCGACGTCACCTGGTCCCAGCCCGGCACCCGCCAATGCCTGTCGCACCACCCGCTCCTGGGCGCGCCCGCTGGGTGCGGTGAGCCCGTTCGAGGCGCCGTCCTGGTTCACGGCGGAGCCCCGTACCACGGCGAGCACGCGATGTCCGTTTCGTACCGCGTCGGACAACCGCTCCACCACCAACACGCCCACGCCCTCGGCAAACCCGGTCCCGTCAGCGCCACTGGCGTACGAACGGCACCGGCCATCCGCGGACAGCCCCCGCTGCCGGCTGAATTCCACGAACGTCGCCGGGTTGGCCATGACGGTGACGCCGCCGGCCAATGCCAGGGAGCAGTCGCCGGATCGCAGCGACTGCACTGCCCAGTGCAGCGCCACCAACGACGACGAGCACGCCGTGTCCACCGTCACCGCGGGCCCTTCGAGCCCCAGCACATACGCCACCCGGCCGGACAGGACTCCGCCGGATTTTCCCGTGGTCAAGTGTCCTTCGAGCTCTGCGGGGACCTGGTCGACCGACGACGCATAGTCGTGATACATCAGCCCGGCGAACACACCGGTACTTGTGCCACGGAGCGAACGCGGGTCCACTCCGGCCGACTCGATCGCTTCCCAGGAAGTTTCCAGCAGCAATCGCTGCTGCGGGTCCATCGCCAACGCCTCATGCGGTGAAATGCCGAAGAAGCGCGCATCGAATTCTGCCGCCCCCTCCAGGAAACCTCCCCGCTTGGTGTAGCTGGTTCCCGAGTGATCGGGGTCCTCGTTGTAGAGAGTGGCTATGTCCCACCCACGATCGGCAGGGAATTCCGTGGTGGCGTCCTTGCCGGCGGATATCAGGTCCCATAGATCCTCGGGTGACCGCACTCCCCCGGGGTAGCGGCATGCCATCCCCACGATGGCGATGTGATCATCATCCGATGCCTTGCCATCTCGCGCGGGAATTTCCTGGAGCGAGTGCGACTCGGCCGGAGTTTCCGTGGTTGCTTCCTCGCCGAGCAGCGTGAAGAGGTGTTCGGCCAGAGCCAGCGGGGTGGGGTGGTCGAACACCAGGGTGTCCGGCAACGAGAGGCCCGTGACGTCATTCAGCCGGTTGCACAGCTGGACGGCGGCGATCGAGTCGAAGCCGGCGTCCTTGAAGGACTGGTCCACCTTGACCATGTCGGGCTGCAGATAAACGAGCACCTGAGCCACTTGGGTGCGAACCAGGTCGATTACGGAGTTGAGATCCGGGAAGCGTCGCATGGCGGAGCGGTCCTCGGCCGGGCTGGGAAAATTCTCCTGATTCACCTGAGCACCTCATCGAAAACATTGATTTCACCCCGGCATCGCAGGGCGAGGGAATCCGTAGTGATGGCACCTTCAACATGACCCGTATGACGACCGGGCATCCGGCGCGGAGTCATGGACTTGTCTGCGAGGACGGTGCCTTCGGTACGGTGTTCGCGGATACATGCGGTCAAGGCGCGACAGGGCAGCGCGACTGTGAGGGAACACCGAATTCGCTGAGCGACCCCCGTCTCACCGCAACGACTTCA comes from the Streptomyces angustmyceticus genome and includes:
- a CDS encoding type I polyketide synthase; this encodes MNQENFPSPAEDRSAMRRFPDLNSVIDLVRTQVAQVLVYLQPDMVKVDQSFKDAGFDSIAAVQLCNRLNDVTGLSLPDTLVFDHPTPLALAEHLFTLLGEEATTETPAESHSLQEIPARDGKASDDDHIAIVGMACRYPGGVRSPEDLWDLISAGKDATTEFPADRGWDIATLYNEDPDHSGTSYTKRGGFLEGAAEFDARFFGISPHEALAMDPQQRLLLETSWEAIESAGVDPRSLRGTSTGVFAGLMYHDYASSVDQVPAELEGHLTTGKSGGVLSGRVAYVLGLEGPAVTVDTACSSSLVALHWAVQSLRSGDCSLALAGGVTVMANPATFVEFSRQRGLSADGRCRSYASGADGTGFAEGVGVLVVERLSDAVRNGHRVLAVVRGSAVNQDGASNGLTAPSGRAQERVVRQALAGAGLGPGDVDVVEGHGTGTRLGDPIEVGALVETYGKQRSGTPLLLGSVKSNLGHTQAAAGVAGIIKMVQAMRHGVVPASLHVDTPSPHVQWGEGVELATAAQPWPASDRPRRAGVSSFGVSGTNAHVIIEQAPPEQPPTRKTGSVVPWVLSGRSADALRDQSDRLRTHLETHPELDPVDVGYTLATGRAHFEHRAVALNGDLTTWVAEGTAVAHREVVFVFPGQGAQWVGMGQDLMESSPGFATLMTECEQALAPYVDWSLSDVLGDASMLERVDVVQPASWAVMVSLAGLWQSMGVTPSAVAGHSQGEIAAACVAGALSLDDGARIVALRSQLIRDKLAGSGAMGSVSLPLDEVREHLAGLEGLSVAAVNGPRSVVISGDVNAVEDFVTARTNEGIHARMVAVDYASHSAHVDSIEQELTTSLTGLQPSSSRIPFYSTVTGEPIDTTELNADYWVRNLRQTVRFEETTRRLLDDGRDVFIEVSAHPVLNMGLQDTFDNHTNSPTVALATLRRDDGGMNRFLTSLGEAHVHGVDIDWNATFTHHTTQRIALPTYPFQHDHYWLENRSRRPDVDAAGQEAINHILANALVELAQADGLLLTGCFSESTHPWIADHIVGGVMVLPASALLELVFRAGAEVGADHIEELTLEAPLVFREGARAKFQVAVAAPDADGRRAVSVHSQSGSGWVRHAVGSMMRSSARDAGPSTAAEEWPPRGATALDLSGAYEDLVERGYDYGPAFRCLRAAWRNDQDVFAEVALAGPEAGGSGSFLLHPALLDALLQSLLVADLNEEARQIRMPFSWTGVSLYETGASVLRCRISRRQPDTLSLSITQTTGRPVASVESLVLRPISAEKLGAAEPVRRVRAQQAKEPADASLRHRLASLSTNAKIRALVDLVRTNAAAVLGYQEDSGEIGARTAFTELGLGSMEAVQLRNKLNAATGLRLPTTFAFEYSTAEAMARKLCDELFPSPPPSTEPESAPDEPVAAGADADSADLAALIEMAHQVGDI